One Ranitomeya variabilis isolate aRanVar5 chromosome 4, aRanVar5.hap1, whole genome shotgun sequence genomic window, gagcggtcccacgtgaccgctcacacagaacaagctgccagcgctgagtggagacatcgcgggagctgggtgagtatttctctgcaaggagCGGGGCAGCGCACTGAggatgggaggcgggggtcacctgcaaactttatttttaacaaaaaagaaaaaaaacttgatctttcatctcttctctcctgcggggatgaatgccgccttcagcaccacacgcggggggacagcgcttactgtagcgctgtctctcctgcgggccgtacgtgcacatggaggagagtgcacactgttctccgtgtgcaggacatattgctgtacatgctgccggagaaaaacggacatgtctccgtgttttgcacacggacacacggtccgtgaaaacacggagacatgtgcatagacccattcatttgaatgggtctacatgtgtcagtgtctccggtacgtgagaaaactgtcagtacacgtaccggagacactgacgtgtgaaagaggcctaagagataTATTACAGCCCACATgattccaagaagtatcgtttctccttgcggagagtgacatattaagcatgtcgagatgaggagacttaaaggcctACATGAAGAAATGGATACCAGGTGGCTCCGAACTGTATGAAAAACATGGCTGAAAGTtgtcacaggacacaaaatatctTGACCCCTAGTGGTATAATGTTAAACAGTATAAAAATTGCTACATGGAGTGGATGCAATGAAAAATAGGTATTAGAAAAGATGCTAGACTATCCCAGAAAGTGTCACATATTATATTTTATgaataaagtgctagtgcaataAACATAATAGTGGCAAATTACTGGGGCCGTACAAGCAAAGGCACACAAATGACAGGTGCACCCAATGGACCGAGTAAATATATACGAAGAAAACACATTAGAAGGTAAGTAAACACATAATTAACACAGCTGACCCCCTGACGTGCGTTTCATATCAATGCTACCTAGGAAAGGTACATGAGTGTATATATACCCTTTCTTGGGAAGCATTGATATGAAAAGTGCTCAGAGGGTCTATTGAGCCACCTGGTATACATTTCTTCATGTGGGCTATAATATATCTTAGTTTtgcatattttatatttatatatgctaTTGAGCACATTATTTGAAGGACACAGAAATCTGCTGTCTAGTTATCCCATTCATCAGCCTCTGCacctttttaattgtgttttattgTCTGTGTGTTTTGTACTGAATATTGTTTTCCTATGgagttttcttttattttttttgctagtttACAAATGTAAACATCAGCATCTCAATATTGTATATTTAGAACCTATTTGTGGCTTTTTAACTTATTGTtattgtttttgtaaaaaaaagtctccatttgCAAAATGGAGACTGCCAGTAAGCTGCTATTAACAGAAAAGCTATTCTTTAATGTTCCTTTTTACTACTGATTACTTTTGTTGCAAGACTGATTAGAACCCTGGTACCTCAAATAGCTCTGATCATTAAACGGGTTGTTACAGGATGAAGAAAAACAAACCAATGAaggtgtaaaaaacaaaacaaaaaaagagcaTTACCCACCTTTTCACACCCCCTTGGGAAAGAGTCAGACAGCTGTATAACTCGGATGAGGATTGCaatgcaatgcttggactggccggaAGCTCTCCCGACCCGAGTGTTACAGCTGTATAGTAATACATGCTGAGACACTCAGGTCGGGAGAACCaatggccagtccaagcattgcattGCGATCCTTGTCTGAGTTATATGGCCGTTTGACTTTTCCTtttaggccggtgtcccacttgcaactgcagtgccagaaactcgcctcaatacccagcactgccggcgGCAGTTCGGACCAGAGCGTtccgctgcatagaaatacatgcagccgcacactccggtcctgcgagagacttgcgcgagtttctcacattgcagttgcaagtgggacaccggccttacACTCCAGCTCCATTGCCCCCCCCATGAAAACATGTGCTGTCACATTCGGGTGgggagagccgacggccagtccgagcattgggtTCAGATCCTAGTCCGTCTCACCCTTCCTTTACACCCCAGATCATGTATGGGTGGGAATCGATAGCGGTATATCAAATGTGGCGCATCAGTACAAACTCATGCCATGTAATAATATTCACTTTATTTTCATAATCTTAAAGGATCCGAAAGGCAATTTCCCTCCAAGTTATTGCACGTATTACACTAGATATGTATGGGATAATCCTAGTATGGCCACTGGGGGTGCTGTTCCCTTGTGAATATTTTTTTAATGAAGGCCAAGCAGATCCAGTGGCAGCTCATacctgtgtatatatacggtgccaTGTCGAGAAGGGTTCTGTATGGGTTTAATGGCacattatatattaaaaaaaatagcagATCTATTTTTCCTTTAAGGCTAGATGTGGTCCTGATTAGTTGTGTACTGACTTGTGAAACAGATGAGGACCCTTTTACATAGATGTGCACTGTGTTGTGTGATACTAAAGACGACCAACATTTATCATTAACATTTCTGGAAGCTCATAGTATACCAGAGACTGACATAAAACCTataacaatataaatatatatatatgtataccctgTGTTATCTATACTGGTACACAGTGAGCACCCAGCCGGCATTAGacatccacatactgtataaaGCTATCAGTTATTGTGCCGACATTGCGAAAAATAGATTTAGGTACTAGAATAAGATCTAACTACTATGTACAGAAGAATCCTATGTTATAGCGAAGACGTCCCTGCGATTAATGTCTTGTGATCCTATTATAATAAGGAGAAAAGGTAAACGTTTACCCTACAAGTATAGGGTATATATAACCTTTGTTCTTCTCATTGGTTAAGCAATGGCTTGGTGGCTTATATCTATAGGACTGGCCATACTTAGTACATTGGACGATTCCACCATGTTGAAAAGATATGATATCATCGGAGTTCGCCAATGAATGACAACATATATGGGAAGGAAGAATATTTCTCCCACCATAAAAAATACCAAGAACCAAGTTGTGTCCTATCGTGATAGTAACTTGTAAGAGATTAGGGAATCTACTTATTACCAATTTACGATGTATGGCCAGTCTACAATGTAATCGGGACTCGTGAAGCAGAGATCTGCAACCTCTGATGGGTCATTACAGAGCTTCGAGTTGAAGAGTAGCTGGACCTGCGGTTGTAGAAGAGTTGTCCAGCTTGTGGTTGTTGCGAAAGATACTATTTGGCACAAACTATAGTCTTTTATGTACGTCATTTCCTATAATTTCACAGTGATGATGTCCCCATTTCCTAGTCAATATCGCTATAGTCGGAACTGGTGTCGGTCGATCACATATGAATCCCTATTGTGTTCTTCACATAATCTCAAGGTCCCCTCTTCGTAGAAGGGTGCATGAAGGCGGGTTGCATAAGATTTTCTGTAATGTAGGCCACTAAGAGGCAAATGATGACCAGCATCACACATATAGACCCCCCTACAGCAGTCATGGCAATGACAATATCCTGCATCCCCACCGGCTCCACACTAAAGTCCACGCATTCTTCCATAGATGTCCTGTTAGCGAAGAGGGTCTGCAGGCAGATCCTATACCTGACATTGTCATGTACATTGGTTAAGAGGTAGTCCCTACAGTTCACACCTAGCTGGACGGTATCACACTGGAAACGAGTAAAAGTGCCATTCCAGGAGCAGTTTATCAGAAACCCTTTCAGGTCAGGAAGGTAGGGATCCAACGGCTGCCATTGTAGGAGGACACTGCTGTTTCTTAACACATTGGCTACCAAAGCCCTCCCTGACTTGTACAAAATGCATTCTCTTTGGTCACAGCGGAAGTCGCTATCCGTGGTCCTGAAACAGATGCTCTTCTTGTAGTTCTCCTGCCCCTCACCAAACACTTTGTAGGGGCAAACAGATTCATTTGGCAGAAAGTTGCTCTGCTTGCTTTGTCTAGTTATATTCATCGAGGTAGATCCCCTTTTATGGCGTGGAACGAGAGTAGATATTAAAGATGAAGACCCCAACCTAGAAGGAGAAGAAGTTGATGGTCTGCTTCTCAGGTCTGGACGTCCATGTATTTGTTGCCAACCGGCAAAAGCAGCCATGGGTCTCCATTGAAAAAGGCAAAGAAGCAGCAAAGACTGGAAGGTCCCGAAGTGTAAATTGATCATGGTGACTTGATGAAAAACCCAAGAATTCAATAAATAAGGTAGCCCCGGTAGTACAAGCCTTGGTTTCAACGTTCCTTTAAATGAAGGTCACTTTTCATAGACGATGCAGGAGTGAATTTCAATCTGGTATTCCTCTGCAGCTGAAGCTGTCTCTCCATCTCCTACGAGCTGTGGCATCTTCCCACGGCCATGAATGGGGGACAAAATCCAGCAGCTCTCTTGCCGGGTGCCAGTGTCATGTCACTCTGACGAGTCTCTTCGAATGTAGTGTCGCGGCCACGTTTTGGACATATTAACTTAAAATAGGTCTGCATATCCTCTCGATGTTGGTTACAAACAgcgttttttttctgtgcagcctcCTCCTGTCGCCAATAGAAATACAGGAGCTCTTAACCCATGCCTATCCTGCCTGCAGCCCTCTACTATAGATCCACTGTACCGTGAGCCTGTCACTGGCCTCGGCGACCGTCTAAAAAACAGCTATTTATTTCTAATTAACCTATATGTAATCCAGACCAGGAAGAAGAGCTGCAGACAATCGATAGCTCCTTCCTTTGAAGACTCTAATGATGAAGTGCAAtgtgattgcaaaaaaaaaaaatctgtcaaggAGAATGGAGTCAAGAAGGAGAAGCCGAAGAAAGGAAAAGGAAAAGTAGGTTTAGGGAGAATATTATTGCTATTATTACTGTATACTGCATTATCAATCCAAGAGGATTTTCCTTCCATTTTTGTTAATAGAAGTGAGAATTAATTCCAACCCAAGTAAATATCTCATCCtgagtattcaattttttttataacatATGTGTAGAgtatttaattcatttttttaatatACATGTAGAGTACGTATTTATATACAaacgtttttcattttttttaataagccGGTCTCGAATATGGCATGCTCTGTACTGTGCATCATTATTATATCAGAAAACAGACGTAGAGGGAATGACTAATTGCTCTCCCGATACATATGATTAAAATAAATGAACACAAAGATTTTCATTCCACCCCTAAGTGTGGATTTCACAGAT contains:
- the FNDC10 gene encoding fibronectin type III domain-containing protein 10, yielding MINLHFGTFQSLLLLCLFQWRPMAAFAGWQQIHGRPDLRSRPSTSSPSRLGSSSLISTLVPRHKRGSTSMNITRQSKQSNFLPNESVCPYKVFGEGQENYKKSICFRTTDSDFRCDQRECILYKSGRALVANVLRNSSVLLQWQPLDPYLPDLKGFLINCSWNGTFTRFQCDTVQLGVNCRDYLLTNVHDNVRYRICLQTLFANRTSMEECVDFSVEPVGMQDIVIAMTAVGGSICVMLVIICLLVAYITENLMQPAFMHPSTKRGP